The nucleotide sequence GTCGTGTGACATCAAAGCCGTTGAGAGAGAGTAGACACGACCTTTCTTTCACTCCGTACAATTTCACGTTGTCAGGGCTGAGCTCCACGGCTGCAATATGACTCATATGCCCCTCCGCAGATCTTACCGAGCAGCGAGCTTCTTCGGTCAGTGACGGCATGTCCCTAGCGTTGGCTAAACAATAGCGGCATATTCGTCCAGCACTGAAGCCGCAGGTGAATCCTCCTAACCTGTTTAGGGAGAGGTTGTCACCACTGAATCCAACGACATAGACTTTAAAGTGAAGAGCTGAGCCATTAAGCGTGATGTCGATTCCATCTGTCTGCAAGGCGTTCAAGTCAGCGACCATTGGGTCCATAATCTTCTGGAGCCCATACTGCATGACTAGTGGGTATTTCACGACGAGGACGAGATTGATTGTCTTTAACCTGGAGCGGCATTTGGGATGCAAGTTCAGGAGATTCATGTACACGACAAGAAGCTTGTGTTTACCGCATGCACCACCAAGTGGATTCACCACCTCCAGTTCGTCGGTGTACAGCAACAAAAGCAGCGTTCCAGCCGATCCATCCTCAATCAGTGCGTGGGACTTGACATAGCTTCCGTCACAAACATCGGTGAGGACCTGATTATGGATGTTCCAAATACGGTCTTCCTGCTGTCTGGCGAGGATATGGCTTCCGATGTCTGCCGTCATCAAGTTTCTTAGCATGTCTTGGATGGGCACATAATAGAACACATGCCTACGTGACCGTCCGTGGATGTTTTCATGTAGGTTAATTTCCTTTGGCGGCACAAACGGAAAGTGCTCCTGCACGTACTTGAGCCGCGTATGGTCTGACCTGATCACGTCCCACAATATGTCAATCATATCACTTGAGAGAAGAGACAACATGCCATTATCCGAAGACACGGTGAGTCGGCCGCTTGACACAAGTAAGTTGAAGTACGTCCTGCAGGAATCCAGAAGCAGCTCCAGAAGTACTCTAACGTCCTTGAAGATGTCGTCGCAAACACTTTGAGGTAGCAGGTGATTTTCTGTCACCTTCAGGCTGAAGAGTACAAGATGCCTCTTCATGTTGTTGAGCATCTCGCTCATGTATGTCGTAGGGTCGTCGGTTTCCTGCCGCGTGGAATTTGGCGTCGAGGATCCGGCGTCAGTGTCGCTCGAAGTTGGCTCGGTACCATTTTCGTTGGGTCCTGCACTGTTGTCTTCGGTCCTGGACGGTGGAATTATCCTCGCTGGTGGGACGACGTCTCTGTGCTTCCTTTGCACGTGTTTCCTGTAGCTGTCGTACTTCTTGAAAGTTTTGCTGCAGCCGTTAAGTCCGCATGTAATATTGAAACCTGGTTCATGCGCATGCACCAACGCAATATGGTTCATAACCGACTGGAAAACAGGAGAGAAGTATGCGCAGCTTGAACAGCTATACATCATCGCTTCAACACTTCAACATTCACAGTTGGTCAGGGGAATTGCATGATCGTACGGGTTCCACAGGGCACGCAAAACCAGAGCGCTGAATCGCTTGCATTCAACGTCTTACGCGTTACTCTTCTGGGTCACGTGTAACTGACTGGATATGGATATATGTGGGATGAGCAGGGAAGGGAACCCGAGAGAGGGACGAAGCAGACGAAGACAGCAAAGAGTAGAAGATGATATCCAAAATCCGTATCTTTCGTAAtgaagtaacaaaaaaatat is from Ornithodoros turicata isolate Travis chromosome 8, ASM3712646v1, whole genome shotgun sequence and encodes:
- the LOC135366472 gene encoding uncharacterized protein LOC135366472 translates to MNHIALVHAHEPGFNITCGLNGCSKTFKKYDSYRKHVQRKHRDVVPPARIIPPSRTEDNSAGPNENGTEPTSSDTDAGSSTPNSTRQETDDPTTYMSEMLNNMKRHLVLFSLKVTENHLLPQSVCDDIFKDVRVLLELLLDSCRTYFNLLVSSGRLTVSSDNGMLSLLSSDMIDILWDVIRSDHTRLKYVQEHFPFVPPKEINLHENIHGRSRRHVFYYVPIQDMLRNLMTADIGSHILARQQEDRIWNIHNQVLTDVCDGSYVKSHALIEDGSAGTLLLLLYTDELEVVNPLGGACGKHKLLVVYMNLLNLHPKCRSRLKTINLVLVVKYPLVMQYGLQKIMDPMVADLNALQTDGIDITLNGSALHFKVYVVGFSGDNLSLNRLGGFTCGFSAGRICRYCLANARDMPSLTEEARCSVRSAEGHMSHIAAVELSPDNVKLYGVKERSCLLSLNGFDVTRQLLPDLMHDVLEGGINVVIKAVLNSLLASKTLLRAHFSAVSQFQFKHHDIKNRPLPIVLTNSDKVQNIKGTASQKLCLFRLLPQFFADRIPEGNPDWEIYLQYREIVNVLLSDKIPVDCVNYLEVQIGSFLRAFVERYPEVKVTPKIHYLIHYPRYISLFGPPRNFWSMRFEAKHARVKTIAVRARSFVNTAKTIATRVQLGQCYNAICSNVRDPLEVPVAKAVLWEDLPDLVTDAFVPQPSHQEVIFETRSAAIDFSVYNEGDIFCTGWEDEAPVFGQIIKLIIFRGSLLMFFKLLHTCGFSRHRQAYQVVHTSRCVQASPGDEHSYHPLDLYKYKNHNEVIPQFELFEV